AATGCGTAAGGCTATCGCGTTGTTGATGGTGCTGGTGTTGATAATGTCGATGGGAATTACAGCGGCGTGGGCGGATGAGAACACCGGAGCAGATAACCAGACCGGAGATGAGGTTGTTGTGGAATCAATGCCGGAGACCCTGCCCCCGGCTGATACGGTGACTGATGAAGCCTATTTGGAAGAGGAACTCGGCCTTTCCGCGGAAGAACTGGGCACGGAGCCGCTTCCGGAGGAGCAGCCGCCCGATGAACAAGAGCGGGCGCGTTTGCACGAATCACTTAAGGCTTTTGTTTACGGTGAGCTTGACGACCTCGGCTGGAATATGCCCAGCCTTCTGGCTACCTCACGCAAGCTTGCCGTCGTGGCAAGGAACCGTGCGGCTTACTTCAACAGCCATCCGAGGGTGAAAGCCGACTATATACGTCTGTGCGATCAGGTGGTCCGTTTGAACGCCCATGTGGTTAAGAACGAAGAGGTCAAGCAGCGGGTCTACAGGAATATGGCCGCCGCGTATGTTTTTCTTGGATGCTACCACCGGGCTATCGCCTGCCTTGAGCGGGGTCTGGTGGTGGGCGCCAAAAACGGCGACCTGAAGCGCGATCTTAAGTACCTCTATAAAAAGATAGGAGGCAGGAATCTTAAGATTTTCGTTAACGGTATACACCCGAAGTTCGACGTTCAGCCGCAGATAATAAACGGCCGCACCATGGTGCCGTTGCGTGCGCTTGCGGAAGCCCTCGGCAGCGACGTCGTCTATAACAACGGACAGATCAACTTCAACAGGGGCGGCAAGCAGATAAATATTTACGTCAACAACACCACGGCTACCGTCGGCGGGAAAAAGGTAAGAATGGACCAGCCGGCGCGGGTGGTTAACGGCCGCACCCTTGTCCCTCTTCGCTTTATGTCCGAAAACATGAACGCCGATGTGGACTACGACGGCCAGAGCGGTATGATTACAGTCGAAGATAATGCTGCAACGGCAGGAAACTAGCCCCTGAAAGTTGTTGTTAAAGCCGCCGGACTCTGTCCGGGAACGTTGCCCGGTCCGGCGGCTTTCCTTCAATAAAAGGTGTTGCAAAACAAATAAATCGGTAGAGCATGAAAGGTTCTCCCGTTCCACAGGGCACCCTCCGGCTGTGATATACTGAAAAACGGAAGTCTGGTTTTAAGAAGGGATGACATGAGACGGGTCGGTTTGGTTCTCCTTATTGTCTTAGTGGTCTATACCCTTGCCGGGTGTTCCGCGGTAAAGGAAAAACCTGCCGCCCCCTTGACTTCAAAGGCTTCTGCGGGCGATCCCGTTAAGTCCTCCGGAGAGGCTACTTACGAAGACGGTAGTGCTACCAAAAATGAGTTGCCGGAAAAAACGCCTGATAATGTTGGGTCTTCCGGTGACGATGTCATACTAAAGAGCGAAACACCGGTGGCGGATCCGGAGGTAGAACGCGCTCTGCAGGATCTGGAAAAGGAGATCGACAGCACCTTGGATGTTATAAAGGATATCGGGGTCATTGAGGATGAGGACTTACGTTTTCCGGGGGTGCAGCAATGATTAAGAAATTTCTATGCCTGTACATGGTTCTGTTCCTGTGCCTGACTGCCGTGCCGGTTCAAACGCAGGCCGCTGCACCTTTGAGCCAGGTTATTGTCCGGCGGGTTGACTGGTCGCCTGTAAAATCAAAGGTGGCAAGAATTGATTTTAATCTTCTCCGTATTCGAAAATTAAACGCTGCAATCAAGGAAAAGTCTGATTTGTTAGGGTGGAGAATTACCGCGGCGCGACGCAACCCCGAACGATTGACACCCGATAAGCTGGTTGTCATCCGTGAAGGGCTTGATTCTTGGACAAGGAGTAAAAAAGCGCTTGTCGCTTCGCAGGAGGAACTAAAAAAGCGTATGACAATCCTTCGTCTTCATAAACGTACCGGTAATGTCCGGGAAGCGTTGAGGGACCTTGACGGCGTTTTGGCGGCGCAGGAAGAGATGATAAAAAACCAGAGGGCGATTTCTGCCGCTATGGATAACCTTATCGCCGCGTTTTAGGCATTTTAATCGGGATGTTGAAGCTTACCTCCAGGCCCGGCCCGTCCTTGCGGTTCCGGGCCGTTATGTTTCCTCCGTGCAGTTCCACAAGCTGCTTGACGATCGCCAGCCCGAGACCGGCGCCGCCGGTCGCGCTGTCCCGGGACTTATCCAACCGGTGAAACTTTTCAAAAATTTTCGGCAGTTCTTCCTCCGGTACGCCCGGACCTGTGTCCGCAACCTTGATGGTCACACCGTCCGGCCCCTCTTCCAAAACGAGAGATATCGTTCCACCCCGGGGCGTGTAACGCACGGCATTGCTGACCAGGTTCAGGAGCACCTGTTTCAGGCGGTTGCGGTCGGCGGGGATCCGGATTGTACGCGGCGGGCCGGTGGTTTGAAGCGCGATTCCTTTTTCGGCGGAGGGCAGGGAAAAGGAATCCGCCACTTCCGCCATCAGGGCCGCCGGATCAACCTCGGAATACTCAAGATGTATCGCCCCGGCTTGAACGCGGGCGAGTTCCAGGAGGTCGCTCACCAGGCTTGTCAAACGCGTTGTCTCGTTCAGAACAAGGGAAAGGTAACGGGTCTTCTCCTCCGGCCTGACCACACCGTCGAGAATACCCTGCACGAACCCCCTGATCGAAGCAAGGGGTGTCCGTAACTCGTGGCTGATGTCGGCGATAAGCTCCCGCCTCATACGTTCCATTGTCTCCAGCCGTTCCTGCATAATGGTGAAAGACTGTGCCAGCTGCCCGATTTCATCACGGTCCCGGACGAGAATTTGTTGGGAATAATCTCCTTCCGCAACCCGCGCCGCCGCCCGGCTCATGTCCATAATGGGGCGGGTGATGCGTCTTGAAACCAAAAAGATGACAAGAACGGCAACGACAACAACGGCCAGTGAGCTTTGGATCAGGACCCGGTTAACGGCGGAGAGCGGTTTCTCAACGGCGGTAAGCGGGGCCAGGAACAGTATGACCCCGTTGGTTTCTTGCCCGGTGGTGAGGGGGATGCCGGCAAAGACCACCGGCATTTCCAGGGTGCTGATAAAACGCCTGTAGCTGAAAACGGTCTTTCCCCCGAGGATTTTTTCGATATCCTTAAAAAGGTCCTGCTCCACCAGCCCGGCAGGTGTTCGGGCGGCTTCGAGCGAAGTCAGGGAATCGCCGCGGATGTTCAGCACGTATACACGCGAGTTGGTGGCGTAGCCGATGAGATCCAGGGACCGCTTCAGCGCCGCGCTGTCAAGGCGGCCTGTCCGGTAATCCGCCACAAGGGAATTAATCTTCACTCCCTGGGCAAGAAGCTGGTCTCTTTTTTGCTCGAAGAAATAGTGGGCAAAGAACCGCGACAGCCCAAAGGAGGCAGCGGCGGTTAACAGAACGGTTATCGTAAGATAAATCAATACCAGCTTACTGAAGAGGGAGAAACGCACATCAATAATCCTCCGCTTTGTAACCGACGCCCCACACGGTGGCGATGCGCCAGGTCCGGGCTTTGCCGCGCAGCTTTTCCCGAAGCCGTTGGATGTGTACATCTACGGTACGTGTTTCGCCGGCGTAATCATAACCCCAGACCTGATCAAGCAACTGTTCGCGTGAGAAGGCGATATTCTTATGGGTTAACAGGAAATAAAGCAACTGGATTTCCCGCGGTTTCAACTCGACCGTCTTTCCCAGGTGGCGCACCTCGTACGCGTCGATATCCACCGTGATATCGTCCACCGCAACGCATTTGGACCTGAGCGGCGGCGCCGTCTCCCGGCGGCGTAAGTGAGCGCGGATGCGGGCCGCCACCTCCCGAGGATCAAAAGGTTTGACGATGTAGTCGTCGGCGCCGGAATCGAGCCCAATCACCTTGTCGGCGGTCCCGTCGCGCGCGGTGAGCATTATAATCGGGACGTCGCTCTCCTGTCTGATCAGACGGCAGACCTCCCAGCCGTTAATCACCGGGAGCATGAGGTCCAGAACCACGAGTGACGGTTTTTGTTTTCGGAACAAGGTAATGCCTTCGCTCCCGTCATGCGCGAAAACGAGGGCATATTCGTCCCGGAGATAAAGCTGAAGGAGTTCGCGGATATTGGCATCGTCGTCAACGATCAGGATGGTCTTTTTGTCCAATGTCGAGCCTCCGTTCAACTCGGAGAATGCCGGAAGGCAAAAAGATTTTCTTGACATTTTATTATAGAAAATTATTTCGGCTGTTTGCGCGCTTTTACATATTTCGCCGCACAATCCTAAACCCCTCTTGCTTTGATTAGGGGCCGTCACTTGTATAAACACTCGGCCGGACGCGCTTCTCCGGAAGAATTTTAAAAGACCCGCGTGTACGGATTAACGGATTGAAATACTGTATAATGAATTAAGCATGTTAGAGTGGCTTTTTTTGAACCGCAAATAATATCAAGTGAAAAACAGTTGGTAAAAAGAGAGTTCCAGTGCCGCATTCAGCGGCACCGGGAAGGATGAAAAAATGGACCCGTAAGCGTTACTTAGCCGCATTAGTATAACGCAAACGAAACACCGTGAGAAGCGAGCAGGGCAAGGAAGATTGGCAACGTCAGGCCGGAGCGTATTGAGAAGTGCGAAGTTAGAAATAGGAAGTGCGAGTTTTAAAGAACACTTCTAGCCTCCCACATCTCACTGTTCAAAATGCCAAGCTGACGTAGTTATGCGAAGCTTATCGCGGCGCCCAGCAAAAGAAGTACTATTTGAGGAGTGATGAAGATGGTTTGTCCACGCCGCTATCTATTACTGCTGGCCCTTGTGGTTTTCACTCTGGGTGCTTTTGCCGGTTGTTCCGGAGCGAACCGGGAAGAGCCCAAGAAAGCGCCGCAGAAAACCGCGCAGCCGAAGCCCGCGGAAAAGACGAAACCTCCGGAGAAGACGGCGGTGGCGGTTTACTACCTGAAAGCGACC
This Bacillota bacterium DNA region includes the following protein-coding sequences:
- a CDS encoding copper amine oxidase N-terminal domain-containing protein; protein product: MRKAIALLMVLVLIMSMGITAAWADENTGADNQTGDEVVVESMPETLPPADTVTDEAYLEEELGLSAEELGTEPLPEEQPPDEQERARLHESLKAFVYGELDDLGWNMPSLLATSRKLAVVARNRAAYFNSHPRVKADYIRLCDQVVRLNAHVVKNEEVKQRVYRNMAAAYVFLGCYHRAIACLERGLVVGAKNGDLKRDLKYLYKKIGGRNLKIFVNGIHPKFDVQPQIINGRTMVPLRALAEALGSDVVYNNGQINFNRGGKQINIYVNNTTATVGGKKVRMDQPARVVNGRTLVPLRFMSENMNADVDYDGQSGMITVEDNAATAGN
- a CDS encoding ATP-binding protein — its product is MRFSLFSKLVLIYLTITVLLTAAASFGLSRFFAHYFFEQKRDQLLAQGVKINSLVADYRTGRLDSAALKRSLDLIGYATNSRVYVLNIRGDSLTSLEAARTPAGLVEQDLFKDIEKILGGKTVFSYRRFISTLEMPVVFAGIPLTTGQETNGVILFLAPLTAVEKPLSAVNRVLIQSSLAVVVVAVLVIFLVSRRITRPIMDMSRAAARVAEGDYSQQILVRDRDEIGQLAQSFTIMQERLETMERMRRELIADISHELRTPLASIRGFVQGILDGVVRPEEKTRYLSLVLNETTRLTSLVSDLLELARVQAGAIHLEYSEVDPAALMAEVADSFSLPSAEKGIALQTTGPPRTIRIPADRNRLKQVLLNLVSNAVRYTPRGGTISLVLEEGPDGVTIKVADTGPGVPEEELPKIFEKFHRLDKSRDSATGGAGLGLAIVKQLVELHGGNITARNRKDGPGLEVSFNIPIKMPKTRR
- a CDS encoding response regulator transcription factor; this encodes MDKKTILIVDDDANIRELLQLYLRDEYALVFAHDGSEGITLFRKQKPSLVVLDLMLPVINGWEVCRLIRQESDVPIIMLTARDGTADKVIGLDSGADDYIVKPFDPREVAARIRAHLRRRETAPPLRSKCVAVDDITVDIDAYEVRHLGKTVELKPREIQLLYFLLTHKNIAFSREQLLDQVWGYDYAGETRTVDVHIQRLREKLRGKARTWRIATVWGVGYKAEDY